The following are encoded together in the Pyramidobacter piscolens W5455 genome:
- a CDS encoding VOC family protein gives MKFHFIHTNFNVLDLKKSMDFYEKALGLKEVRRIDGDGFTIVYLGDGVTDFQLELTWLHDRAEPYDLGEQEFHLALRADDFEAARALHGEMGCICYENPAMGIYFIQDPDGYWVEILPARG, from the coding sequence ATGAAATTCCATTTTATCCACACGAACTTCAACGTCCTCGACCTGAAAAAGAGCATGGATTTTTACGAAAAGGCGCTGGGGCTGAAAGAGGTCCGCCGCATCGACGGCGACGGCTTCACGATCGTCTACCTGGGCGACGGCGTCACCGACTTCCAGCTCGAGCTGACGTGGCTGCACGACCGCGCCGAGCCGTACGACCTCGGCGAGCAGGAGTTCCATCTGGCCCTGCGCGCCGACGATTTCGAGGCGGCCCGCGCGCTCCACGGCGAAATGGGCTGCATCTGCTACGAAAATCCGGCCATGGGCATTTACTTCATCCAGGACCCCGACGGGTATTGGGTCGAAATCCTGCCCGCGCGCGGATAA